From one Gemmatimonadales bacterium genomic stretch:
- the tuf gene encoding elongation factor Tu (EF-Tu; promotes GTP-dependent binding of aminoacyl-tRNA to the A-site of ribosomes during protein biosynthesis; when the tRNA anticodon matches the mRNA codon, GTP hydrolysis results; the inactive EF-Tu-GDP leaves the ribosome and release of GDP is promoted by elongation factor Ts; many prokaryotes have two copies of the gene encoding EF-Tu) encodes MVMPGDNVQMTIELITPIAMDEGLRFAIREGGRTVGAGVVTKILK; translated from the coding sequence ATGGTGATGCCGGGGGACAACGTGCAGATGACCATCGAGCTGATCACCCCGATCGCCATGGACGAGGGGCTCCGCTTCGCCATCCGCGAGGGCGGCCGCACCGTCGGGGCCGGCGTCGTCACCAAGATCCTGAAGTAA